The window CTCGAACGTGCCTTCGCCGCCATCGTGGCGGATCATCGAGCCGATGAGCGTCGTTTCCCAACCGCTGCCGAAGCCGCCATAGGTCATCCCGTCAAGATCTCTCGGCCGCTGGATGTCCTTGCGATTGCCATTGAAGACGAGGCGGCCGGTCTCGGTCTGCACCAGCGCATAGGTCGCGACGAGGTCGGCGCCCGCCGTTCGCTGGGTGAAGAGCCCCAGAACGCCGAGAATGCCGAAATCGGCGACGCGATTGGCGACAAGCGTGCCGGCTGCCGTGTCGCTGTAGGGCAGGATCTGAACCTCCAGCCCCGCCTCGTCATAGTAGCCCTTGGCCTGCGCGACATAGAGGCCGATGTGGTTCGTGTTGGGCGTCCAGTCGAGCGCGACGGTCACCGACTGCGACTGAGCGAACGCCAGACGTGGCACGAAGGGGGCGGCGAGCGCGGCGGCGATCATCTGGCGGCGGGTGGGCATGGTCAGGTCCTCTTGTCGGGATTGAGAAGTGTCTGCAAAAGCTGCGCTTCGATGGCGCTCGCCTCGGGCGTGGCAAGATCAATGCGGGGACGCCGCAGCGGCACGGCGATTTCGGTCATGACCCGTGCCGGCCGCGCGGTGAGAACATAGATCCGATCGGACAGGAAGACCGCTTCGCGTACGTCATGCGTGATCAGCAGCGCTGTCCACCGGTGATGGTTCCACATGGTTTGAAGCCATTGCTGCATGCCGGCCCGCGTCAGCGCGTCCAGCGCACCGAATGGCTCGTCCAGCAGGAGCATGTCGCGGTGCTGGACGACGGTGCGCAAAAGAGCGGCCCGCTGGCGCATCCCGCCCGAAAGCTGCGCGGGATAGTGGCGCTCGAAACCATCGAGGCCGAATTCGGCGAAGAGCGGTGCGACCTGCGCGCGGGCCCGGCTGCGAGCCATCCCCCGCACTTCGAGGCCGAGCGTGGCATTGTCGATGATGCGCCGCCACGGCATCAGTGCGTCGCGTTGCGGCATGAACGCGAACGGGCGACGGTCTTTCATGAGCGGCGTGCCGTCGAACAGCACTTCGCCGCCATCCGGTTCAACCCCTCCGGTGAGAAGCTTGAAGATCGTCGACTTGCCCGCGCCGGATGGCCCGAGGATGGACACGAACTCGCCCGGCTTCACGGTGAGCGAGATGTCGGCCAGCACGTCGAGATCGCCGAACCTTTTTCGTAAGTGCCGCAGCTCGAGCCGGTTGGCGCTCATCGGCGCTGGTCCCCGTCGAGCTGCTGCCACGGCATCGCAATGCGCTGGACGAGCATCGCCGTGGCGAACAGGACGAGCGTCAGCGTGGCGCTGATCACGACGGCTGCGAGCACCAGATCCGGCCGGAAATTGTTCTTGGCGTTGAGGATGTAGATGCCGAGCCCCTTCGCCGCCCCGGCATATTCCGCGAAGATCGCGGCGACCACCGCATAGGTGATTGAAATGCGCAGCCCCGCGAAGAAGTAGGGCAGGGCCGACGGCAGCCGCGCGGCGATGAAGATGCGCCACCGCGATGCGCCCATGGACGCGAGCAGGGCCTCGATATCCCTGTCGGTGGACGCATAGCCCTGGACGAGTGCCACCAGCATCGGAAAGAAGGTGACGAGCGCGACGAGCACGATCTTCGGCGTCAGGCCGAAGCCGAACCACAAAACGATGAGCGGAGCGATCGCGATTAGCGGCAGGGTCTGGCTGATGATGAAGACGGGAAAGAGCGCCCGGCGCAACGGTTTGAAGAAATCGATCGCCACCGAGAAGGTGAAGGCGGCCGTCAGCGAGCAGGCGAAGCCCAGGAGCGTCGCGCGGATGGTTGGCAGCGTGTTGTCGATGAGCGCCGCGCGATGCTGCACCATCTGCGCGAGCACCCGCGACGGTGCCGGCAGCGTGGTCGGCGAGATGCCGGAGGTCTGCGCGTAGAATTCCCACGCGGCAAACAGCGAACCGACCGACACGATGGCGGGGCCGGCCTTGGCGAACGCGGACGCGACCGCCCGCGCGGATGGTGATGAGGGCATGAGGGATCTATCGTCGCTGTGGGCGTCAGCGCGGCGTCGGGCTGTTCGCCGAAACCGTCAGGTCGATCGTCACATGCCCCTCGGGAGGCCCGAACTTGCAGAACGCGGCTTCCAGCGCGGCGAAGACGGGGCCGGCATCGCCGCCCAGCCGGGTACAGAAATTCTTCGAGCGATCGAACACGCCGGAGCGCTTCACGAAGTCGATGCAGCCGTAGATCTCGTCCATGTGATCGCCTTCGCCCATCACGTAGAGCGAGAATTGCGCGGCGATCGTAGAGCCCGTGTGCGGCGCGCCGGCTATCGCCGCGAATGCCGCATCCTTGCGCTGCTCGATCGGCTCGCGAGGACCGTTCAGTTGCGGGGACGCGCAGATCGCGTCGTCCGGCTCGCCCGGGCATCCGCGCGAGATCGCAGCCGAAAGCACGCAGTGGATGCCGCTCGCGGCCGTCGCGACGAACAGGTCGCGCATCGCCGGAAACAGCACTTCGGGCGGGCCGACGAGAAGCGTCGAGATGTCGTCGGTCTCGATTCGCAATTGATCGCGATAGGGATCGAGCGCGCCGAGCGCGCTCATGATGACGCCGACGAAATCGCCGGTCATGGGATAAAGGGAAATCTGTGCGCCTGAAAACATAGCCCGCCTCGCTCCGCTGGTATTACCCAGATCAGCTTCTAGGGTTTGAGGGCTTCGCGCCCGCGTCTCAGCCCCGACAATACGGAGCACCCCTGTGGATGGGCGCAAACAATCAGATCGACGCCCGATGGGCAAGAGCGAATCTGCATTTGTGGACAGGTTCGCGATCAGGCTGTCCCACGTGACCGCTCAGGCGACGCCGCTCGTCGCGACCTGTGCCACCATCCAGTCGTGCAGGCGATTGACGAGGGGATTTTCCAGCTCGCGATCCGGCACCACGAGATAGTAGCTGTTCTCGGTCGGCAACGGGATGTCGACCACGACCTGGAGAATGCCCTGATCCAGTTCCGTTTCGATGAGATAGCGCGGCACCAGCGCGAAACCCATACCTGCGGTTGCGGCCTGGATAACCATGTTGAACTGGTCGAACCGGTGGCCGCGATAGGATGAGACCTCGTCGCCGCGCACCTGCCTGAACCAGTCGCTCCACGCTTTCGGGCGCGTGTCGAGATGCAGCAACGGCCCCCGCTCGATCAGGCTCACCATGTCGCCGTCCGGCCGCTCGAGAAGCGTCGGGCTCGCCACGGGCAGGATTTCCTCGCGGCAGATGTAGCGGCAGGTCGCGCCGGCCCAGATCGGGGCGCCGTAATGGATGGCCGCGTCGAACGACTTCTCCTCCAGGTCGAAAGGCCGTGAATGCGAGAAAACGTTCAGCGCGATGTCGGGGTTGTTCTTCAGGAAATCGGGCAGGCGGGGCAACAGCCATCGTGCGCCGAATGTCGGCAGGGTGGCGAGCGTCAGCGACGTCGACTGCGACGATGTCATCACGCGCAGCATCGATTCCTCGGTTTGTGCAAGGATCCGGCGCACGTCGGGCAGGAATTTTCGCCCCGCGCCCGACAGGACCACGCGCTGGCGCACCCGCTCGAACAATGCGACGCCGAGCTGCGCTTCCAGATCCTTGATCTGCCGGCTGATGGCGCTCTGCGTCAGGTGCAGTTCCGTCGCCGCAAGCG is drawn from Mesorhizobium sp. CAU 1732 and contains these coding sequences:
- a CDS encoding ABC transporter ATP-binding protein encodes the protein MSANRLELRHLRKRFGDLDVLADISLTVKPGEFVSILGPSGAGKSTIFKLLTGGVEPDGGEVLFDGTPLMKDRRPFAFMPQRDALMPWRRIIDNATLGLEVRGMARSRARAQVAPLFAEFGLDGFERHYPAQLSGGMRQRAALLRTVVQHRDMLLLDEPFGALDALTRAGMQQWLQTMWNHHRWTALLITHDVREAVFLSDRIYVLTARPARVMTEIAVPLRRPRIDLATPEASAIEAQLLQTLLNPDKRT
- a CDS encoding YkoF family thiamine/hydroxymethylpyrimidine-binding protein yields the protein MFSGAQISLYPMTGDFVGVIMSALGALDPYRDQLRIETDDISTLLVGPPEVLFPAMRDLFVATAASGIHCVLSAAISRGCPGEPDDAICASPQLNGPREPIEQRKDAAFAAIAGAPHTGSTIAAQFSLYVMGEGDHMDEIYGCIDFVKRSGVFDRSKNFCTRLGGDAGPVFAALEAAFCKFGPPEGHVTIDLTVSANSPTPR
- a CDS encoding ABC transporter permease, producing MPSSPSARAVASAFAKAGPAIVSVGSLFAAWEFYAQTSGISPTTLPAPSRVLAQMVQHRAALIDNTLPTIRATLLGFACSLTAAFTFSVAIDFFKPLRRALFPVFIISQTLPLIAIAPLIVLWFGFGLTPKIVLVALVTFFPMLVALVQGYASTDRDIEALLASMGASRWRIFIAARLPSALPYFFAGLRISITYAVVAAIFAEYAGAAKGLGIYILNAKNNFRPDLVLAAVVISATLTLVLFATAMLVQRIAMPWQQLDGDQRR
- a CDS encoding LysR family transcriptional regulator, with amino-acid sequence MTLTRKLTPDITKLQAFECAARHANFTLAATELHLTQSAISRQIKDLEAQLGVALFERVRQRVVLSGAGRKFLPDVRRILAQTEESMLRVMTSSQSTSLTLATLPTFGARWLLPRLPDFLKNNPDIALNVFSHSRPFDLEEKSFDAAIHYGAPIWAGATCRYICREEILPVASPTLLERPDGDMVSLIERGPLLHLDTRPKAWSDWFRQVRGDEVSSYRGHRFDQFNMVIQAATAGMGFALVPRYLIETELDQGILQVVVDIPLPTENSYYLVVPDRELENPLVNRLHDWMVAQVATSGVA